Proteins from one Desmodus rotundus isolate HL8 chromosome 9, HLdesRot8A.1, whole genome shotgun sequence genomic window:
- the PLIN4 gene encoding perilipin-4 isoform X1 has product MSAQGEGGRKPKPKGKTLGSFLGFLPGFNSARNLAANTQGPAREVQPVSDPAAATTPQASHPQAQVATSPKQMAREVEMLPPPSDKQMISGVKDLVCSTMTTTKDAISSGVANVMDSAKGVVQGGLDMTRPVLTGTKEAVASGVTRAVDMAKGAVQTGVDTTKTVLTGTKDTVATGLTGAMGVAKGAVQTGVDTTKTILTGTKDTVATGLTGAMDVAKGAVQTGVDTTKTVLTGTKNTVATGLTGTMGVAKGAIQTGMDTSKTLLMGTKDTVATGLTGAMGVAKGAVQTGVDTTKTVLTGTKDTVATGLTGAMGVAKGAIQTGVDTTKTVLTGTKDTVATGLTGAMGVAKGNIQTGVDTTKTVLTGTKDTVATGLTGAMGVAKGAIQTGVDTTKTILTGTKDTVATGLTGAMDVAKGAVQTGVDTTKTILTGTKNTVATGLTGTMGVAKGAVQTGVDTTKTILTGTKDTVATGLTGAMGMAKGAVQTGIDTTKTVLTGTKNTVATGLTGAMGVAKGNIQTGVDTTKTVLTGTKDTVATGLTGAMGVAKGAVQTGIDTTKTVLTGTKDTVATGLTGAMGMAKGAVQTGVDTSKTVLTGTKNTVATGLTGAMGVAKGNIQTGVDTTKTVLTGTKDTVATGLTGAMGVAKGAVQTGIDTTKTILTGTKNTVATGLTGAMDVAKGAVQTGVDTTKTILTGTKNTVATGLTGTMGVAKGAVQTGIDTTKTVLTGTKDTVATGLTGAMGVAKGAVQTGVDTSKTLLMGTKDTVATGLTGAMGVAKGAVQTGVDTSKTLLMGTKDTVATGLTGAMGVAKGAVQTGVDTSKTLLMGTKDTVATGLTGAMGVAKGAVQTGIDTTKTVLTGTKDTVATGLTGAMGVAKGAVQTGEDTTKTVLTGTKDTVATGLTGAMGVAKGAVQTGVDTSKTLLMGTKDTVATGLTGAMGVAKGAVQTGVDTTKTVLTGTKDTVATGLTGAMGVAKGAVQTGVDTSKTLLMGTKDTVATGLTGAMGVAKGAVQTGVDTTKTVLTGTKDTVATGLTGAMGVAKGAVQTGVDTSKTLLMGTKDTVATGLTGAMGMAKGAVQTGVDTTKTVLTGTKNTVATGLTGAMGVAKGAIQTGVDTTKTVLTGTKDTVATGLTGAMGVAKGAVQTGVNTSKTLLMGTKDTVATGLTGAMGVAKGAVQTGVDTTKTVLTGTKDTVATGLTGAMGVAKGAVQTGVDTTKTVLTGTKDTVATGLTGAMGVAKGAVQTGVGTVQNWLPGSEGSSYSGFINDRDLDKCGEESILSPQEAQSCRVSSLRGTLCAGEDLAREATSDIHCLVSTVETFTQGGILGKENAGCTATACSYEGVTGFTTLSEELGEIFHPMNAEEQAQLVASEPEPRVPAGDQRSYFVRLGDLAHSFRQRAFEHTLSHLQHGQFQARTTLALLEDSFRTIEKAKQAPEGQLWPDQGPRSRVEKVGTQEKPDSEALSRTCGLIQQLHVAYSTLASGLQGLPAEIQQQVRHARHSLCELYGVVSSSRSITELPTERLAQSHESVRQAWQGLEKLLGSVQHSPPLSWLVGPFDLHPGGQQL; this is encoded by the exons ATGTCTGCtcaaggggaaggaggcaggaagcccAAACCCAAGGGCAAG accCTGGGCAGCTTTTTGGGGTTCCTGCCTGGCTTCAATTCTGCTCGGAACCTGGCGGCCAATACCCAAGGCCCAGCGAGAGAGGTCCAGCCAGTCAGTGATCCCGCAGCTGCTACCACCCCCCAAGCCTCCCATCCCCAGGCCCAGG TAGCTACCAGCCCGAAGCAGATGGCGAGGGAGGTGGAGATGCTGCCGCCGCCGTCAGACAAG CAGATGATCTCCGGGGTGAAGGACCTGGTGTGCTCCACGATGACCACGACCAAGGATGCCATTTCCTCCGGAGTGGCCAACGTGATGGACTCAGCTAAAGGTGTGGTCCAGGGAGGACTCGACATGACCCGACCTGTGCTCACAGGAACCAAGGAAGCTGTGGCCAGTGGAGTCACCAGAGCGGTAGATATGGCCAAGGGTGCCGTCCAGACTGGCGTGGACACCACCAAGACCGTGCTCACAGGCACCAAAGACACAGTGGCCACTGGCCTCACTGGGGCCATGGGTGTGGCCAAGGGAGCCGTCCAGACTGGCGTTGACACCACCAAGACCATCCTCACTGGCACCAAAGACACAGTGGCCACTGGCCTCACTGGGGCCATGGATGTGGCCAAGGGGGCCGTCCAGACTGGCGTTGACACTACCAAGACCGTCCTCACTGGCACGAAAAACACAGTGGCCACTGGCCTCACGGGGACAATGGGTGTGGCCAAGGGAGCCATCCAGACTGGCATGGATACGTCCAAGACTCTCCTTATGGGAACCAAAGACACAGTGGCCACTGGCCTCACTGGGGCCATGGGTGTGGCCAAGGGAGCCGTCCAGACTGGTGTTGACACTACCAAGACCGTCCTCACTGGCACCAAAGACACAGTGGCCACTGGCCTCACTGGGGCCATGGGTGTGGCCAAGGGAGCCATCCAGACTGGTGTGGATACCACTAAGACCGTCCTCACTGGCACCAAAGACACAGTGGCCACTGGCCTCACTGGGGCCATGGGAGTGGCCAAGGGCAACATCCAGACTGGCGTAGACACCACCAAGACCGTGCTCACAGGCACCAAAGACACAGTGGCCACTGGCCTCACTGGGGCCATGGGTGTGGCCAAGGGAGCCATCCAGACTGGCGTTGACACCACCAAGACCATCCTCACTGGCACCAAAGACACAGTGGCCACTGGCCTCACTGGGGCCATGGATGTGGCCAAGGGGGCTGTCCAGACTGGCGTTGACACTACCAAGACCATCCTCACTGGCACGAAAAACACAGTGGCCACTGGCCTCACGGGGACAATGGGTGTGGCCAAGGGAGCCGTCCAGACTGGCGTTGACACCACCAAGACCATCCTCACTGGCACCAAAGACACAGTGGCCACTGGCCTCACCGGGGCCATGGGAATGGCCAAAGGAGCTGTCCAGACTGGCATTGACACTACCAAGACTGTCCTCACTGGCACGAAAAACACAGTGGCCACTGGCCTCACTGGGGCCATGGGAGTGGCCAAGGGCAACATCCAGACTGGCGTAGACACCACCAAGACCGTGCTCACAGGCACCAAAGACACAGTGGCCACTGGCCTCACTGGGGCCATGGGTGTGGCCAAGGGAGCAGTCCAGACTGGCATTGACACTACCAAGACCGTCCTCACTGGCACCAAAGACACAGTGGCCACTGGCCTCACCGGGGCCATGGGAATGGCCAAAGGAGCTGTCCAGACTGGCGTTGACACTTCCAAGACTGTCCTCACTGGCACGAAAAACACAGTGGCCACTGGCCTCACTGGGGCCATGGGAGTGGCCAAGGGCAACATCCAGACTGGCGTAGACACCACCAAGACCGTGCTCACAGGCACCAAAGACACAGTGGCCACTGGCCTCACTGGGGCCATGGGTGTGGCCAAGGGAGCTGTCCAGACTGGTATTGACACCACCAAGACCATCCTCACTGGCACCAAAAACACAGTGGCCACTGGCCTCACTGGGGCCATGGATGTGGCCAAGGGGGCTGTCCAGACTGGCGTTGACACTACCAAGACCATCCTCACTGGCACGAAAAACACAGTGGCCACTGGCCTCACGGGGACAATGGGTGTGGCCAAGGGAGCAGTCCAGACTGGCATTGACACTACCAAGACCGTCCTCACTGGCACCAAAGACACAGTGGCCACTGGACTCACTGGGGCCATGGGTGTGGCCAAGGGAGCCGTCCAGACTGGCGTGGATACTTCCAAGACTCTCCTTATGGGAACCAAAGACACAGTGGCCACTGGCCTCACTGGGGCCATGGGTGTGGCCAAGGGAGCCGTCCAGACTGGCGTGGATACTTCCAAGACTCTCCTTATGGGAACCAAAGACACAGTGGCCACTGGCCTCACTGGGGCCATGGGTGTGGCCAAGGGAGCCGTCCAGACTGGCGTGGATACTTCCAAGACTCTTCTTATGGGAACCAAAGACACAGTGGCCACTGGCCTCACTGGGGCCATGGGTGTGGCCAAGGGAGCAGTCCAGACTGGCATTGACACTACCAAGACCGTCCTCACTGGCACCAAAGACACAGTGGCCACTGGACTCACTGGGGCCATGGGTGTGGCCAAGGGGGCCGTCCAGACTGGTGAGGATACCACTAAGACCGTCCTCACTGGCACCAAAGACACAGTGGCCACTGGCCTCACTGGGGCCATGGGTGTGGCCAAGGGAGCCGTCCAGACTGGCGTGGATACTTCCAAGACTCTCCTTATGGGAACCAAAGACACAGTGGCCACTGGCCTCACTGGGGCAATGGGTGTGGCCAAGGGAGCCGTCCAGACTGGTGTGGATACCACTAAGACTGTCCTCACTGGCACCAAAGACACAGTGGCCACTGGCCTCACTGGGGCCATGGGTGTGGCCAAGGGAGCCGTCCAGACTGGCGTGGATACTTCCAAGACTCTCCTTATGGGAACCAAAGACACAGTGGCCACTGGCCTCACTGGGGCAATGGGTGTGGCCAAGGGAGCCGTCCAGACTGGTGTGGATACCACTAAGACTGTCCTCACTGGCACCAAAGACACAGTGGCCACTGGCCTCACTGGGGCCATGGGTGTGGCCAAGGGAGCCGTCCAGACTGGCGTGGATACTTCCAAGACTCTTCTTATGGGAACCAAAGACACAGTGGCGACTGGCCTCACTGGGGCCATGGGAATGGCCAAAGGAGCTGTCCAGACTGGTGTTGACACTACCAAGACTGTCCTCACTGGCACGAAAAACACAGTGGCCACTGGCCTCACTGGGGCAATGGGTGTGGCCAAGGGAGCCATCCAGACTGGTGTGGATACCACTAAGACCGTCCTCACTGGCACCAAAGACACAGTGGCCACTGGCCTCACTGGGGCCATGGGTGTGGCCAAGGGAGCCGTCCAGACTGGCGTGAATACTTCCAAGACTCTTCTTATGGGAACCAAAGACACAGTGGCCACTGGCCTCACTGGGGCCATGGGTGTGGCCAAGGGAGCCGTCCAGACTGGTGTGGATACCACTAAGACCGTCCTCACTGGTACCAAAGACACAGTGGCCACTGGACTCACTGGGGCTATGGGTGTGGCCAAGGGGGCTGTCCAGACTGGTGTGGATACCACCAAGACCGTGCTCACAGGCACCAAAGACACAGTGGCCACTGGCCTCACTGGGGCCATGGGTGTGGCCAAGGGAGCCGTCCAGACTGGCGTGGGCACTGTACAGAATTGGTTACCTGGCTCTGAGGGAAGCTCCTATAGTGGATTCATCAATGACAGGGACCTGGACAAATGTGGGGAAGAAAGTATCCTGAGCCCCCAGGAGGCTCAGTCTTGCAGGGTCTCCAGCCTCCGGGGCACTCTATGTGCAGGCGAGGACCTTGCCAGAGAAGCTACCTCCGACATCCACTGTCTCGTTTCTACTGTAGAAACATTCACACAAGGTGGGATCCTGGGAAAGGAAAATGCTGGGTGTACAGCCACTGCATGCAGCTATGAAGGTGTTACGGGTTTTACAACACTCTCGGAGGAGCTGGGGGAGATCTTCCACCCTATGAATGCCGAGGAGCAAG CTCAGTTGGTGGCCTCCGAGCCTGAGCCCAGAGTACCTGCAGGAGACCAGCGGAGCTACTTTGTGCGTCTcggtgacctggcccacagcttCCGCCAGAGAGCCTTCGAGCACACCCTGAGCCACCTGCAGCATGGCCAGTTCCAAGCCAGAACCACCCTGGCCCTGCTTGAGGACTCCTTCCGTACG ATTGAAAAGGCCAAGCAGGCTCCAGAAGGACAGCTGTGGCCAGATCAAGGTCCAAGAAGCAGAGTGGAGAAAGTCGGTACCCAAGAG aAGCCAGATTCAGAGGCTCTGTCCAGAACCTGTGGACTCATCCAGCAGCTCCACGTGGCCTacagcaccctggcctctggcctccaggGTCTTCCGGCTGAGATCCAGCAGCAGGTGAGGCATGCACGGCACAGCCTCTGCGAGCTCTATGGCGTCGTGTCCTCTTCCAGGTCCATCACAGAGCTGCCAACTGAGCGCCTGGCCCAGAGCCATGAGAGTGTACGCCAGGCCTGGCAAGGGCTGGAGAAGCTGCTGGGGAGTGTGCAGCACAGCCCCCCACTCAGCTGGCTGGTGGGGCCCTTTGACCTGCACCCTGGTGGACAGCAGCTATAA
- the PLIN4 gene encoding perilipin-4 isoform X4, with amino-acid sequence MSAQGEGGRKPKPKGKTLGSFLGFLPGFNSARNLAANTQGPAREVQPVSDPAAATTPQASHPQAQATSPKQMAREVEMLPPPSDKMISGVKDLVCSTMTTTKDAISSGVANVMDSAKGVVQGGLDMTRPVLTGTKEAVASGVTRAVDMAKGAVQTGVDTTKTVLTGTKDTVATGLTGAMGVAKGAVQTGVDTTKTILTGTKDTVATGLTGAMDVAKGAVQTGVDTTKTVLTGTKNTVATGLTGTMGVAKGAIQTGMDTSKTLLMGTKDTVATGLTGAMGVAKGAVQTGVDTTKTVLTGTKDTVATGLTGAMGVAKGAIQTGVDTTKTVLTGTKDTVATGLTGAMGVAKGNIQTGVDTTKTVLTGTKDTVATGLTGAMGVAKGAIQTGVDTTKTILTGTKDTVATGLTGAMDVAKGAVQTGVDTTKTILTGTKNTVATGLTGTMGVAKGAVQTGVDTTKTILTGTKDTVATGLTGAMGMAKGAVQTGIDTTKTVLTGTKNTVATGLTGAMGVAKGNIQTGVDTTKTVLTGTKDTVATGLTGAMGVAKGAVQTGIDTTKTVLTGTKDTVATGLTGAMGMAKGAVQTGVDTSKTVLTGTKNTVATGLTGAMGVAKGNIQTGVDTTKTVLTGTKDTVATGLTGAMGVAKGAVQTGIDTTKTILTGTKNTVATGLTGAMDVAKGAVQTGVDTTKTILTGTKNTVATGLTGTMGVAKGAVQTGIDTTKTVLTGTKDTVATGLTGAMGVAKGAVQTGVDTSKTLLMGTKDTVATGLTGAMGVAKGAVQTGVDTSKTLLMGTKDTVATGLTGAMGVAKGAVQTGVDTSKTLLMGTKDTVATGLTGAMGVAKGAVQTGIDTTKTVLTGTKDTVATGLTGAMGVAKGAVQTGEDTTKTVLTGTKDTVATGLTGAMGVAKGAVQTGVDTSKTLLMGTKDTVATGLTGAMGVAKGAVQTGVDTTKTVLTGTKDTVATGLTGAMGVAKGAVQTGVDTSKTLLMGTKDTVATGLTGAMGVAKGAVQTGVDTTKTVLTGTKDTVATGLTGAMGVAKGAVQTGVDTSKTLLMGTKDTVATGLTGAMGMAKGAVQTGVDTTKTVLTGTKNTVATGLTGAMGVAKGAIQTGVDTTKTVLTGTKDTVATGLTGAMGVAKGAVQTGVNTSKTLLMGTKDTVATGLTGAMGVAKGAVQTGVDTTKTVLTGTKDTVATGLTGAMGVAKGAVQTGVDTTKTVLTGTKDTVATGLTGAMGVAKGAVQTGVGTVQNWLPGSEGSSYSGFINDRDLDKCGEESILSPQEAQSCRVSSLRGTLCAGEDLAREATSDIHCLVSTVETFTQGGILGKENAGCTATACSYEGVTGFTTLSEELGEIFHPMNAEEQAQLVASEPEPRVPAGDQRSYFVRLGDLAHSFRQRAFEHTLSHLQHGQFQARTTLALLEDSFRTIEKAKQAPEGQLWPDQGPRSRVEKVGTQEKPDSEALSRTCGLIQQLHVAYSTLASGLQGLPAEIQQQVRHARHSLCELYGVVSSSRSITELPTERLAQSHESVRQAWQGLEKLLGSVQHSPPLSWLVGPFDLHPGGQQL; translated from the exons ATGTCTGCtcaaggggaaggaggcaggaagcccAAACCCAAGGGCAAG accCTGGGCAGCTTTTTGGGGTTCCTGCCTGGCTTCAATTCTGCTCGGAACCTGGCGGCCAATACCCAAGGCCCAGCGAGAGAGGTCCAGCCAGTCAGTGATCCCGCAGCTGCTACCACCCCCCAAGCCTCCCATCCCCAGGCCCAGG CTACCAGCCCGAAGCAGATGGCGAGGGAGGTGGAGATGCTGCCGCCGCCGTCAGACAAG ATGATCTCCGGGGTGAAGGACCTGGTGTGCTCCACGATGACCACGACCAAGGATGCCATTTCCTCCGGAGTGGCCAACGTGATGGACTCAGCTAAAGGTGTGGTCCAGGGAGGACTCGACATGACCCGACCTGTGCTCACAGGAACCAAGGAAGCTGTGGCCAGTGGAGTCACCAGAGCGGTAGATATGGCCAAGGGTGCCGTCCAGACTGGCGTGGACACCACCAAGACCGTGCTCACAGGCACCAAAGACACAGTGGCCACTGGCCTCACTGGGGCCATGGGTGTGGCCAAGGGAGCCGTCCAGACTGGCGTTGACACCACCAAGACCATCCTCACTGGCACCAAAGACACAGTGGCCACTGGCCTCACTGGGGCCATGGATGTGGCCAAGGGGGCCGTCCAGACTGGCGTTGACACTACCAAGACCGTCCTCACTGGCACGAAAAACACAGTGGCCACTGGCCTCACGGGGACAATGGGTGTGGCCAAGGGAGCCATCCAGACTGGCATGGATACGTCCAAGACTCTCCTTATGGGAACCAAAGACACAGTGGCCACTGGCCTCACTGGGGCCATGGGTGTGGCCAAGGGAGCCGTCCAGACTGGTGTTGACACTACCAAGACCGTCCTCACTGGCACCAAAGACACAGTGGCCACTGGCCTCACTGGGGCCATGGGTGTGGCCAAGGGAGCCATCCAGACTGGTGTGGATACCACTAAGACCGTCCTCACTGGCACCAAAGACACAGTGGCCACTGGCCTCACTGGGGCCATGGGAGTGGCCAAGGGCAACATCCAGACTGGCGTAGACACCACCAAGACCGTGCTCACAGGCACCAAAGACACAGTGGCCACTGGCCTCACTGGGGCCATGGGTGTGGCCAAGGGAGCCATCCAGACTGGCGTTGACACCACCAAGACCATCCTCACTGGCACCAAAGACACAGTGGCCACTGGCCTCACTGGGGCCATGGATGTGGCCAAGGGGGCTGTCCAGACTGGCGTTGACACTACCAAGACCATCCTCACTGGCACGAAAAACACAGTGGCCACTGGCCTCACGGGGACAATGGGTGTGGCCAAGGGAGCCGTCCAGACTGGCGTTGACACCACCAAGACCATCCTCACTGGCACCAAAGACACAGTGGCCACTGGCCTCACCGGGGCCATGGGAATGGCCAAAGGAGCTGTCCAGACTGGCATTGACACTACCAAGACTGTCCTCACTGGCACGAAAAACACAGTGGCCACTGGCCTCACTGGGGCCATGGGAGTGGCCAAGGGCAACATCCAGACTGGCGTAGACACCACCAAGACCGTGCTCACAGGCACCAAAGACACAGTGGCCACTGGCCTCACTGGGGCCATGGGTGTGGCCAAGGGAGCAGTCCAGACTGGCATTGACACTACCAAGACCGTCCTCACTGGCACCAAAGACACAGTGGCCACTGGCCTCACCGGGGCCATGGGAATGGCCAAAGGAGCTGTCCAGACTGGCGTTGACACTTCCAAGACTGTCCTCACTGGCACGAAAAACACAGTGGCCACTGGCCTCACTGGGGCCATGGGAGTGGCCAAGGGCAACATCCAGACTGGCGTAGACACCACCAAGACCGTGCTCACAGGCACCAAAGACACAGTGGCCACTGGCCTCACTGGGGCCATGGGTGTGGCCAAGGGAGCTGTCCAGACTGGTATTGACACCACCAAGACCATCCTCACTGGCACCAAAAACACAGTGGCCACTGGCCTCACTGGGGCCATGGATGTGGCCAAGGGGGCTGTCCAGACTGGCGTTGACACTACCAAGACCATCCTCACTGGCACGAAAAACACAGTGGCCACTGGCCTCACGGGGACAATGGGTGTGGCCAAGGGAGCAGTCCAGACTGGCATTGACACTACCAAGACCGTCCTCACTGGCACCAAAGACACAGTGGCCACTGGACTCACTGGGGCCATGGGTGTGGCCAAGGGAGCCGTCCAGACTGGCGTGGATACTTCCAAGACTCTCCTTATGGGAACCAAAGACACAGTGGCCACTGGCCTCACTGGGGCCATGGGTGTGGCCAAGGGAGCCGTCCAGACTGGCGTGGATACTTCCAAGACTCTCCTTATGGGAACCAAAGACACAGTGGCCACTGGCCTCACTGGGGCCATGGGTGTGGCCAAGGGAGCCGTCCAGACTGGCGTGGATACTTCCAAGACTCTTCTTATGGGAACCAAAGACACAGTGGCCACTGGCCTCACTGGGGCCATGGGTGTGGCCAAGGGAGCAGTCCAGACTGGCATTGACACTACCAAGACCGTCCTCACTGGCACCAAAGACACAGTGGCCACTGGACTCACTGGGGCCATGGGTGTGGCCAAGGGGGCCGTCCAGACTGGTGAGGATACCACTAAGACCGTCCTCACTGGCACCAAAGACACAGTGGCCACTGGCCTCACTGGGGCCATGGGTGTGGCCAAGGGAGCCGTCCAGACTGGCGTGGATACTTCCAAGACTCTCCTTATGGGAACCAAAGACACAGTGGCCACTGGCCTCACTGGGGCAATGGGTGTGGCCAAGGGAGCCGTCCAGACTGGTGTGGATACCACTAAGACTGTCCTCACTGGCACCAAAGACACAGTGGCCACTGGCCTCACTGGGGCCATGGGTGTGGCCAAGGGAGCCGTCCAGACTGGCGTGGATACTTCCAAGACTCTCCTTATGGGAACCAAAGACACAGTGGCCACTGGCCTCACTGGGGCAATGGGTGTGGCCAAGGGAGCCGTCCAGACTGGTGTGGATACCACTAAGACTGTCCTCACTGGCACCAAAGACACAGTGGCCACTGGCCTCACTGGGGCCATGGGTGTGGCCAAGGGAGCCGTCCAGACTGGCGTGGATACTTCCAAGACTCTTCTTATGGGAACCAAAGACACAGTGGCGACTGGCCTCACTGGGGCCATGGGAATGGCCAAAGGAGCTGTCCAGACTGGTGTTGACACTACCAAGACTGTCCTCACTGGCACGAAAAACACAGTGGCCACTGGCCTCACTGGGGCAATGGGTGTGGCCAAGGGAGCCATCCAGACTGGTGTGGATACCACTAAGACCGTCCTCACTGGCACCAAAGACACAGTGGCCACTGGCCTCACTGGGGCCATGGGTGTGGCCAAGGGAGCCGTCCAGACTGGCGTGAATACTTCCAAGACTCTTCTTATGGGAACCAAAGACACAGTGGCCACTGGCCTCACTGGGGCCATGGGTGTGGCCAAGGGAGCCGTCCAGACTGGTGTGGATACCACTAAGACCGTCCTCACTGGTACCAAAGACACAGTGGCCACTGGACTCACTGGGGCTATGGGTGTGGCCAAGGGGGCTGTCCAGACTGGTGTGGATACCACCAAGACCGTGCTCACAGGCACCAAAGACACAGTGGCCACTGGCCTCACTGGGGCCATGGGTGTGGCCAAGGGAGCCGTCCAGACTGGCGTGGGCACTGTACAGAATTGGTTACCTGGCTCTGAGGGAAGCTCCTATAGTGGATTCATCAATGACAGGGACCTGGACAAATGTGGGGAAGAAAGTATCCTGAGCCCCCAGGAGGCTCAGTCTTGCAGGGTCTCCAGCCTCCGGGGCACTCTATGTGCAGGCGAGGACCTTGCCAGAGAAGCTACCTCCGACATCCACTGTCTCGTTTCTACTGTAGAAACATTCACACAAGGTGGGATCCTGGGAAAGGAAAATGCTGGGTGTACAGCCACTGCATGCAGCTATGAAGGTGTTACGGGTTTTACAACACTCTCGGAGGAGCTGGGGGAGATCTTCCACCCTATGAATGCCGAGGAGCAAG CTCAGTTGGTGGCCTCCGAGCCTGAGCCCAGAGTACCTGCAGGAGACCAGCGGAGCTACTTTGTGCGTCTcggtgacctggcccacagcttCCGCCAGAGAGCCTTCGAGCACACCCTGAGCCACCTGCAGCATGGCCAGTTCCAAGCCAGAACCACCCTGGCCCTGCTTGAGGACTCCTTCCGTACG ATTGAAAAGGCCAAGCAGGCTCCAGAAGGACAGCTGTGGCCAGATCAAGGTCCAAGAAGCAGAGTGGAGAAAGTCGGTACCCAAGAG aAGCCAGATTCAGAGGCTCTGTCCAGAACCTGTGGACTCATCCAGCAGCTCCACGTGGCCTacagcaccctggcctctggcctccaggGTCTTCCGGCTGAGATCCAGCAGCAGGTGAGGCATGCACGGCACAGCCTCTGCGAGCTCTATGGCGTCGTGTCCTCTTCCAGGTCCATCACAGAGCTGCCAACTGAGCGCCTGGCCCAGAGCCATGAGAGTGTACGCCAGGCCTGGCAAGGGCTGGAGAAGCTGCTGGGGAGTGTGCAGCACAGCCCCCCACTCAGCTGGCTGGTGGGGCCCTTTGACCTGCACCCTGGTGGACAGCAGCTATAA